The Suricata suricatta isolate VVHF042 chromosome 3, meerkat_22Aug2017_6uvM2_HiC, whole genome shotgun sequence genome contains the following window.
gattcagtgagatgaCATCCCTTTAGCGGCAGactaagtgtttaaaaaatgttccttctgcttctttgcctgcttgtttctgtctgtctccttcagaGCTAACAAGGAAAGTTTCTGGAGATTTCTCACAGCCTCCAGCCATGCGTCTGTCTGGCCTACTGGCCTTGGCATCCAAGGTCACCCTCCCCCGCGACTACCGCTATGGgatgagccgcccaggctctCTTGCAGACAAGAGGAAGAACCCTCCGGGGACCAGGCGGCGCCGGGTGGCCGTGGAGCCCATCTCAGATGAAGAGTGGCATCTGTTCTGTGGGGACAGGGTGAGCCTTGGAGAAGGTGGAGGGGGGACTCCTGGGTGAGGATCCCCCTCCCCGACCCTCACGTCTTCTGCAGGTGGAGATCCTAGAAGGCAAGGATGCTGGGAAGCAAGGCAAAGTGGTTCAAGTCATCCGGCAGCGCAACTGGGTGGTCCTGGAGGGACTGAACACAGTGAGTGAAGTTGGGGTGCTCAGGAAGCCCGTCCCCTCTGTCACTGCATTCGGAGACACCTAGGGAGGCGGGTGATGAGCtgcagggacagagacagccGACGTCTGTTCTCCAGCTTGGGCTGAACGCTCTGAGCCACGGTGGGCaagccccctctcccaccccctagTTCTCATAGCCCCCCTTCTTTTGGACAGCACTACCGTTACGTGGGCAAGACCGCGGATTCCCGGGGGACCATGATCCCCAGCGAGGCGCCCTTGCTCTACCGCCAGGTCAAACTTGTGGATCCTGTGGACAGGCAAGCACATGGGGCTCTGGTCAGAGGGCTTGTCTGTGTAGGTGGTGATCACATTTCTACAAAAGGAATGGTGGTGGGAGGCTCTGGATGGAGATGAAGAGGGGGCATCTGTCTCATGGACTTGACCCCCTGGGAGTCACACCCCAGTACAGACAGCAGCAAGATGGCGGCCTTCATGTTCTCAGCCATTGGCTTGGGGCGGGGGGGCATGTAGCTGGAACATGTGGTCCCCACGCTGGGTTCATCTCTTCTGTCCACTAGGAAACCCACTGACGTGGAGTGGAGGTTCACAGAGGCTGGAGAGCGGGTGCGTGTCTCCACGAGATCAGGGAGAATTATCCCCAAACCGGAGTTTCCCAGAGCTGACGGCATCGTCCCTGAGACCTGGACTGGTGAGGCTGGGCgaggggcagcggggaggggggaggaggaggaggggaagggaggggattGCCCATCGTCTTCCTTCCTCTGGCTCTCCAGATGGCCCCAAAGACACATCAGTCGAAGATGCTCTAGAAAAAACCTACGTGCCCCGTTTAAAGACActggaggaggaggtgatggAGGCGATGGGGATTCAGGAGACGCGGAGACACAAGAAGGTCTATTGGTACTGATCCTGCAGACGGGGCTATTCCCCTGGTCTTAGCCTCGAAGGTCGGGGCCACTCTTCTCAGATGCCAGTAAGGAGCCAGGAGTGCCATGCCCACCTGCCGCCGTCTGCTAGACCCTGACCCCCCGCGCACCTGCGCCTGGGACTACAGGAAGGGGCATCTGTCCTTACCGTGTGACAGCCTGGATGGAGGTTAAGGCAGCTTCCACAGGGGCAGGGCCTGCAGGGTCCAGGGGACCCTAGAGTCTCGGGATGCTGCCTGTCAGGGAGGCTGgtagggctgggggtggagaaaTCAAACTGGCAGCGAAATAAAGATTTcactatttaataaattaaaaataaacttgtacACAGTATTACGTTAATATGTGGAGAGAGAGGCCAGGGTTCCAGGGACCTTGGAGGCTGGTCCTCAGGGCAAGGGATCAGGCTGCCACCCAGGCTGGCATCTAGGGGGGCTCCAGGTGGCAGTGGTCAGCTGTCTTCAGTTTCCAGAAGAGAGAAGGCCTCACCCAGGGGCCTCTTGGTGGCCACCAGAACCAGGTTTCTGGGAGAGAGTTCAGGACTAAAGATGGGCAGGAGCTCAGCATGGAAGTCTGGAGGAAAGGGGGGCGCTGCTCAGACAGGGAAACCTTGAACCCAGCGCCTCCCTGCCACGCCTGTGGGCACAGCCTCCTTTCCCATGGGGAAGTCAGGGGACCCAGTTCTCTACCGGGAATGCGCGTGTCCAAGACACTGACACCCTAACCGCCCGGGTCCTCGCTTAAAATGCAAGACACAGTTGGGAGCCTGATTTAGCAGGAATGTGCGCTCCCACTCCACTGAGTCCCACCCGGGAGATGGGGGGCCTGGGGCCTAAAGGAGGCCCCCCCGCCAGCCCCGGGTCCTTGCCGCGGGCCCCCCTCACCCTGCTCCTGAAGGTAAAGCAGCCGGTCCAGCAGGATCAAGGTCTCCACCAGTGGGGCCAGGAGCAGGGCCAGGCTGAAGAAGGCCACCACCCGGTCCTCCTGGGCCTGGTGGGCCCGGAGCGCAGCCAGGTCCAGTGGCAGCTGGGGGTCCAGCCCCGCGCGCAGCAGCCCCCGCTGCACGTATCTGTGGGGTCAGCCACAGACGGTGCTCAGTGCGGCCTCGGGCTGCCACCTCCCACCCAGACCGGACACTCCTGACCCGATGGCGGCTTTGCTTAACTTGCCTCCTGCGTACGCGTTTCTAAAATTTCCTGGCTGGGAGCTGTCTGTCCAATAGACTGATCCCAAAATGCATTTTCAGCCAGGTCGGTACAATAATCTGGCCATATttttagcacttaaaaaaaaacttgatagtCCCTGGACAAGAGAGTGACAACTCCGTCCTAAAGGAATTCTGAGAAGCTACCCAGACCTCACAATCAGCCCCCTGGGCACATTTAAGTCTTTCctctgtttttgagaaacagagagagggagtttgcttgagagcaggggaggggcagagggagaggatctcaagcaggcctcTGGCCCTGGAcagatcgtgaccggagctggAATCAGAGCCCGCCGCCTGCCTGCCTgcggcacccaggtgccccatggaccTCCCTTCTCACTGAAAAGCCAGGCTGGGAGGGACACCTGGTGACGCCCGGCCCCACCCCGCCGCCCCCAGCCTCACTCTTCGATCTTGAGCTCGTGGACCCTGGGGATCCCCTGCACACCGGGCCGTCGCAGCTCGGGCCGGGCAGCCCGGATGACCGTCTCCAGCGCCGCCCGGTAGCAGTGGGTGCGCAGGCCGGGGCCCGCCCGCCGCAGCCGCTCCGCATACTCCTCTAGCGCGTGGCAGGCGCCCTCCCGCAGCCTGTagggcagctcagagccccgcAGCCCCGCCACCCACCGACTCAGTGGGTAGCCGCCGGGCTCGCTCAGCTTCATGTAGCAGCAGCCCACCGAGGCCAGGGCCACCACTTCGGGGCAGGAGAAGTGGCGCAGCAAGGCGACGCTCAGGTCCCCGCAGGCATGCAGGCCCGTCAGCAGCAGGCGGGCCCCGTGGCCAGGCCGGGTCTCCAGCGGAAGCAGCAGCTCCTGGCACAGGGCCGTGGGCTCTACCCACCTAACCACGTGGTGCGGGGAGCAGCGAGGGCCGGCCTGGGTCACCTGCGGAGGCGGGCGAGAAGTCTGTCTGCCATCCTTGGGCCACCTCCGGccacagggagggagagatgggggggaggcgggggagagcTGGGCTGAGCTCTGGGCCCACCGCCATGAGCGTAGCGGCCAACCTCCTGAGTCCCCGTTCGGTCCCGTCCCGAGCCTAATGAACACCCGATGGGTTGATTCATGGGGGGTTGGGAGCAGCGCGTGTCTGCTCGGGAAGCACTTTGGAACTACAAAGTGCCTTCAGGATGTGAGGTTTTGGTGAAGGTGGGCCCTCGAAGGGGCAGAACTGGCGCTCACGCCCGCAGCCCCGGAAACAAGGGGGTCAGCTGGTGCCAGCTCCTGCCAAGCAGACCCCGTCCCGCAGCCCAGCTGTGCAGAGAGCGGGCCCACCTGgggcttcctcttctcctctttctccagggCCTGCAGGAGCTCCCGGTCCAGGCGCCGGGCCCGCTCCACCAGTCTCTGGTCCCCGTCGATGCTCTTCACcgtcagccccagccccagggacaTGAATCGGGAGAGATGGCCCTGGAGTCAcgggagggaaggtggggacagCCCCATTCAGTGCCCTCTCCACTGTCAGCCTCCTGAGCAGTGACTTGAGCACCTGGGTCCCAGGCCCCCAGAAGGCTTCAGTTCTGCCCGGCCTACTTCCGCCTCTTCCCCGCACCTGCTGCTGCCCTGGGGCCGTGGCCTGATAACCTgcctccagctctctctccccacagctcaaaaatcaaaacaaaacccccaggggcgcctgggggggctcagtcagttaaacctccgacttcagctcaggtcatgatctcacgtttgtgggttcaagccccgtgtcgggctccgtgctgacggctcagagcctggagctgcttctgatgctgcgtctccctccctctctgcccctccccatctcctgctctgtctctctcgttttcaaaaactaaataaaacattaaaaaaaaaacccacccaaaccCAGAACATTAGGGGTGTGGCTCACCTGGCCTGAGCCTATATCCACGACCTGGGTGCTGCCTGTGAGGCCGCTCAGCTTCTTCACCAGCTACGAGAGGAGGGAACAAAGCTCTCCAGGCCACTGGTTGTTGGCTCCCTGGGCAAACACCCCCAAAGGGGCGGAGGCGCGGCAGACGGCCGAGGAAGACAGGCAGGGGTGCCCCGGAAGACGAGACATCCGGAAGCCGGAAGGGAGGCGCTGAGCCCAGGCCCCACCTCCTCCGCTCGGCCCTCGCCCCGGGAGGCCCCACGCCTCCCACGCGGACCGCGGAGGTGGGCAGGTGGCCACGACTCAGACACCGACCCGTCGAGAGGGCGAACACACAAAACCCCGCATCGAGGCAGGGCTGTCCTACGCCCACCAAGGTGGTCCTGCAGGCAGTGCCGAGGACCCGCAGCCTGGAGGGGGCCCCCCAGCCATCTCACCTCCCCCAGCCTCCGGATCTCGTGCTGCTTCTTGGGCCTGACGTGCTTCCGGAAGGGCGCTGTGAGGCGGGAGCTCTGGCTGGGGTTCTCCAGGAACTCTGAGGGGGTCTGAAACCCAGGTGTCCGGGTAAAGGCCAGGGCATGGGCTGTGGACTTCAGGGCCAGCAGGGTGAGGGGCCACACCGACCTGTACCTGAGACAGGCCGGCCCGGGGCCCCGGTGAATAGCTCCATTGCATCCTGACAgtgccccgcccccgccttgCCCGCCCCCCAGCACGGGCCCCCCTTGCGCAGACCTCACTGCTTCCCCCTCGCCCGGCATCCCCAGCAGCTGCGCGGCCAGCTGGGGCGGGGTCAGGCCGTCCAGCGCTTCCCGCCACGAGCACGGGAGTGTGCCCCACAGGCTGTCGGTGAAAAACTCCTGCAGGAGAAGGGCAGGCGGTCAGCGGGCCCCCGGCCCCTCAGCCAAGGGCCACCGGCTGCAGCCGGCAGGTGCGCCCTGCTCCTCCGAGTCACCTCTCCTCTGAAGCCTGCCCGCGCCTCCCCTCGGCCCTCGGAGCCCAGAGGGCATTCTGGACACCCCTCTGGGCGCAGCGCCCCTGCTCACTGAGGCGCCCACTTTCTCGGCTCACCCGTACTTAAGGGCAAGGATGGTGTCTTCATTCACGTTGGCACCCGCAACCCCAGTCACTGGCTTGTGGTATCAGTGCAGTCCTGTTTGGTAATCTACCGTATtatgggggcgcccggggggctctgccggttcagtgtccgacttgattttggctcaggtcctggtctcaggtcctgccagctctgggctgacagcgcggagcctctctctgccccagcccctgcttgtgctctctcgcaAGAAAGTAAGCAAGCttagggccgcctggggggctcagtcggttaagcatctgacttcagctcaggtcacaagctcACGTCCATGGGTTCGATctccgtatcgggctctgtgctgccagctccgagcctggagctgcttcggattctgtgtctccctctctctctgctcctcccccactcacatctgtctctcaaaaaaggaataaatgtttaaaaaatgttttgtaaaataagtaaacttaaaaaaaaatctaccacagggcacctgggcgcCTCAGCCGGTTCAGTGTCTGCCTTCCGCTCAATGATGATCTCGAGGCTGGGGAGGCTGAGCCCCTCGTGGGctctctgctttggatcctctctctctctctgtccctcccccggtcatgttctctccctctcgctctcaaaaataaaaaaacggTAAAAAGTAATCTACCATTATATGGCCCACACGCTTTTTTTGCCAGATGTGACATGTGCCAGaaggtttattcattcatttgacacaAATTCTGGAGCTTTGTTTGGGCACCAGGCTCTAGTCCAGGCTCAGAGGACACAACGGTCAACCAGACAGACAAGATTCTTGCTCTCGCAGAGtttacattaacaaaacaaaacaaagaaaaccttcAGGTAACATCAAATGCCACACAGAGAATAAAGCACTAACGAGACCAGTAACACGATGGAGTCCGAGAGCACCGCGTCAGGGAGGACTGGCGGGCACTTGAGCTGAGACGTGAATCACAACCGGGCAAGAGCCGCGGCTGCCAGAGGCCGGGGGGCTTGTGAAACGGGTCAGGAGGGTCACGAAGCCCAAAGCTCCAGGTATAAAGTAAATACAGTAAATACATCCTGGGGGACGGCATTAACACGCAGCAAAGTGACCACAGCTAACGACGATGGACTGCCTATTTGCAAGCTGatgaccggggcgcctggggggctcgacGGCTacgcctccggcttcggctcaggtcagagctcacgttcgtgggttcgagccccgcgtcaggctctgtgctgacagctagctcagagcctggagcctgcttccggttctgtgtctccttctctctctgcccctccccctctcatgctctgtctctctctgtatcaaaaataaataaaacatttaaaaaaaaaaaaagctgatgaCCTCAGAAGGTCTCCTCACAGCGAGTGTAACTTGAGAGGTGAAGGGTGTTaactacacttactgtggtgCTCATTTcacaacacacacaaatatcTAAGGACTAATGTATACCCCAAATATGTTATAGATCAATTTATACCTCGATTTAAAAAACTCAGGTAATTCCAAACactcaaaagacattttaatatacCAGGCACCGTCCGTGACATTTTCCATGTATTAATGCAGTTCATCTTCAAACAACCCTATGAGTGAAGTACTGTTTCTACTTggcattttacagagaaggaaacggACACGGAGCAATTAAGCAACGTGCCCAGGTCAAAGTGCTGGTAAGTAGCAAAGCTCGGATCTAAAGCCAATTGGACTCTAATTCTTGCTCTTAATCACCGCAAAAGTGCATCCCAGGCTGactagcaagtgcaaaggcccagaggcctGCCGTATTTGTAGGACAGAAATCAGGCCAGTGTTGGCGTACTGGAGTCAGTGTGGGAGCGGATCAACGTGCTGGCCTTCAAGGAAGAGCAGGGGACAGATCATGTAGCACTTTCTAGTTAATGGTGAGGAGTTAAGACTTCATCAAAGCACCTAGGAAGCAAGGCAGTGTCTCGATCAGATTTATGggttttttaagtaaactcaaCACCTAACATTAGGCTCAAACGTACCACTCCAGATCAAGACTGTAGCAgactctatggactgagccagccaggtgccctggtcaaatttacaatttttcaaaatgtattttgagagagattgcagATGTGAACCTcaggggagcggggggggggggggggggggggggggggggggggggggggggggggggggggggggacaggacagagaaggagggagagagactcctcagcaggctcagcacatcagcacagaggccgactgGGCGGGtcccaccactgtgagatcatgacctgagccaagatcaagagttggccactcaactgactgagccccccaggcgccccacatgcaCTTTACAGGGACCACGCTGCCTTGTGACGAAGCGGTTACGGAGAGGAAGTGAACAGAGATCAGTTAGAAagtccaggagagagaggagtgaggcTCGGCAGGGTGGGAGCCATGGAGATGGAAACAAAGCGTGAATTTGGTGTCTGTTCTGGAGGCAGAGCCAGCAGGGCGCACTGGAGATCAATGGAGGAAAGAGCTGACTCAGGAATGGCTTctgggcgtgcctgggtggctcagtgggttaagcctccgacttcggctcaggtcagatctcaccttcgtgggttcgagccccgcgtcgggctctgtgctgacagctagctcagagcctggagcctgcttctggttctgtgtctccttctctctctgaccctccccctctcatgctctatctctctctgtatcaaaaataaattaaaaaaacatttaaaaattttttaaaaaaagaatggcttcTGGGCTTGGGGGCTGAACGATTCTGCGGATGCGGGTGCCACTTAAATGTCATCTCTGTCATTCTTCATAGTGATACTTCAGACAGGGATCCGTATTACAGCTGAGAAACGCGTGGCAAGGATTGCTTAAAAATGCCTACGTCTAACACAGTAAACGAGGCAGTCAAGCGGGTCTGGTTCCAGAGCTGCAGTTGTCCACTAGGCTCCTAAACCGGGACTTTATGCGAAGCTCGGAGGGATGAACACATGGGTTCCTGCAACACCTCCCAAGTCCCTGCGGGAGCTCAACGTGGCTGCTGCATGGCTCCGCTGTCCATGCATTTTACTTTGGACTTGGGAAAGTTAGAGAATCCACCTAGATACtagaaatattaatatgtatGTCAACGGAAAAACGGGGGGGGGTAACCCCAGTTCTAACCTTTTCTTGTACCGACAACAGACCGGAacccaaaggaaaaaggaaaatagaagccACCTCTCCAGAATCTGTCCCTGCCATGGGCACCCGGACAACCGCACAACCGGTAGCACCCCGCCCACACCCCTGTGGCCTCACGATGATGTAGGCGTCCAGGATGGGGCGGTAGCGCGCCAGCACGCGGGTGAGGTTCACGGCCAGCTGCCTCCTCTCCTCGTGAGAGAGGCCGCGGGTGGAGACGCCCGGCATCCCGGGGTCCAGCGGGTGGCGTCAGGAGCGAGAACGCGCCGAGCGGGGAGCCAGGGTTAGGGCCGCCGCGGGTCACCCTCGGCTCCCGCGGCCCCGGCCTGCGGCTGGGGCGGAAGACGGGACTCGTCCCCTGACGTCACAGGCCGCGACGCCCCCAGCACCCAGCGGGCGGCAGCGCGCACGCGCGGGGCGGGGCGCCGNNNNNNNNNNNNNNNNNNNNNNNNNNNNNNNNNNNNNNNNNNNNNNNNNNNNNNNNNNNNNNNNNNNNNNNNNNNNNNNNNNNNNNNNNNNNNNNNNNNNGCGGGCTCCCGGGCGCGGCCCAACCCGCGCGCCTGCAGGCCCGGGCCTCGCCGCCGCGCGCCGACTTCCGCCTCCGGTTCCGGGCGCTTCCGTTTGTAGCGGACCCCGCGGAAAGGTAGGTGTGGGTGCAGGGGGGGTCGTTCTCGGTGGCGGGGACCCCCGGCGTGCTCACCGGCGTAGGCGGCCCCAAGCCTCGGTTCACCCAGCGGGTATGTGTTGTCAGAGGGCCTTTGTCGGGAGAAGGACAGGCGTGAGACGTGTGTGGAGGGTCCCCCCCACCGGCTGGAGCCGcgcggggggtgcctgggtaatcCAGAGACCCTCGCGGGCAGATGGTACAGCTCAGCTCTTCTGGCTTCCCGGGCGCACAGTTCGAGCTGGTTGGCCCTACAGCCCCCTCCGGGTGCGAATGAGACTGAGCTCTAGGAAGGGGAAGGGATCTTCTCAAGACCCTACATCTGGGGAATGGTGGGGCCGCGCTAGACCCCAAGTTTCCTGGCGCAGAACGTGACCCTAACATCATTTCACTTTACAGATTCGTTCCCTTTCTGGGCGGTCGCTCGGATGTCTTTCCGACCTTAAGTCCTCCGGAGATGGGTGTTACTGTTAACCGGGCCTCTAGGCTCCGTTGTCAGGATTACTCTCTTCCCCAGGGCGTGCTACTAACCCCCGGGTGTCCGCCCGCGGGCTTCAGCAGAGGATGagtcctctgtcttcctgtcaTCAGTAAGCCACTCTTCCCAACGGCCTTCCCGCCATCCACGGTCCTCATGTCCACCTTACTTCTCAATTTGGATTTTGGTGAACCTCACCCCAAAAAGGCATTAGAGGGGAATGCCAAACACCGGAAATTTGTCAAGAAGAGGCGTCTCTTGGAACGGAGAGGCTTTCTGAATAAGAAGAACCAGCACCCTAGCAAGGTGCCAAAGTTGAACTCAGAACCTCCGAAGAAAGGGGAAACCCCTAGGGCGGATGGCACATGGAAGGTGTCTCCCCTtccgaagaagaagaagaagaagaagaatgccGCCTCCAGCATTGGACCAGAGCAGTCCCTGGGCCGGAAAGCTGCGGTGCCTTGGCTGACCCCTGCCCCTTCGCAGAAGGCTGCGTCTGTGGTGGCTAAAGTAGATTTGCTGGGGGAGTTCCAGAGTGCTCTTCCAAAGACGAGGAGCCGCCCGGCTCACCCCCAGAAGAAGGGCCCCCCAAAGAACCCCGCTCAGAAAAATGCCCCACAGAACTCCGGCCAGCCTCCTCTAGAGAGGAAATGCTCCGGAGCATCCCAGAAGACGCCAGGGAAAATGGTGGCAATTGACTGCGAGATGGTAGGCACAGGACCCAAGGGGCACGTCAGTTCCTTGGCTCGATGTAGCATCGTCAACTACCATGGAGATGTGCTTTATGACGAGTACATCCTCCCCCCCTGCCACATCGTGGACTACCGGACCCGGTGGAGTGGCATCCGGAAGCAGCACATGGTGAACGCCACGCCGTTCAAGGTCGCTCGGAGCCAGGTGAGGGCTCGGGGTCCGATGGAGGCAGCGAGGCGGGTGGGCTGAGGTCCGTTACATTTTTGGCGCCAAAGGatgtggaggagggaagagggcttCCCGCTGGGGCTGAGCGGTGGGAGTCCAGAAAGCTACCCCTCGCAGGCCAAGGGAACTTGATTGGCTGAGGCTGATGTTCGCCCTTCAGTTGAATCATCTGGGGAACTGGGAATCCGTGCAGAGCACCACCCTGAGGGACAGAGCAGCGGgcgtggaggagaggggagaggctcTATCTCGGGCAGAGTGGCGAGGGCTTCCTGGCAAGTCTGGGGGGGCGGGTAGTGATTTGCCTGGGTCACGTGCAGCTGAGTGACAGATGCGTTAAACAGCACGGGGCTGGCTTGTCACGGTTCTCACCTTGCTGGCTGAGCAAACCGCCCCGGACTCTGGGAGCATCACAAAAGGTCCAGAGAGGGAAGGTTAGGAGGGGAAGCCTGCTGGTCCTGGGAGGCCTCCAGGGGGCGCTCTTggcctgcttctctgtctcttcaaccCCCTTTTCTTTGCTCTCCAGACATACTCTGCTCCACTAGGTTTTTCCTGCGCCTGCGGTCAGTGGGGGGAGGTTCAGCAGAGGTGAGGGGGCTGGGTTTACAAAGAACCTGAGCGGGAGAGTTGAAGAGCCTGTGCGCCAGGGCACCGCTGAGCCCCGCGTGGGAGAGGTGGGGCGGCCTTCCTGAGGGCGGGGCCAGCAACGTGCAGCAAAGGTGCCGGCGGACCGGGAACGTGCAGGTGGGTTAGGGGCCCGCACCTGCCAGGCCAATCCGACTCCCGTCCTAAAGCGTTCGCCCAGGGCCCAGGCCGGGCCTGGAGCCCCATTCGCAGGGGTCGGCCACTTCCTGCTGGCTGTGCGCCCCCCCGTCTTGGCCCTGTCCCTCTCGTTCCTGACCCGCTCAGAACCCGAGTGGGGAATGGCTTTCAGAGCTTGCGGCGTGTTCTTTGGTTGTCTTCGCTGGTAGTTTGTTCTCAGGCTTTAAGGTCCTACAATGTTTGCTTCCGAGACTCCCAAGAAGGTGGTTCCGGAGGCAGCTGGTGGGCGAGTGGGAAGAGCTGAAGGCAGGGGGCTGGCCTTGTGTTGGGGCGGCACAGGCAGGCTTAGTCTGCAAGAGATTCTGAAGCGTTTATAGCTCGTAGGCCCTTCCAGAGCCCGATGGAGACCATAGacctccccgccccctgcaaAAAAACCACCCCCTGTACATAACTGTGTACAATTTGGGGGTCTGTTACCTCCCTAGAGCCCATCTTTGACCCTATTTGTCCAGGCCTTGTGTCTCAGGCCGGCATCTGATAGCGGCTCAAGGTCCTCACGTAGTGAGCCAGGACCGACCTGGATAGTTACGTGAACATGTCAGGCGTGTGATTTGGGACTGAGGCAATGTGTGTGTGGCTGGGGCGGAAGTTCATGAGATCAGGAGCGTCGGGGATGTAAGAGCATGCTGGGTTATGTCAAGGTCATGGGCCATAGCTGCCTTCACCTCTGGAAGCGGAGCTGGGCTCAGGTGGCAGAAGCCTGTGGGAGAGGGTATTTCCAGGATGAGCCAGGCGGGCGCCTGGTGACGGGGCCAGGACCCACAGCCATGCCTGGCTCCAAGAGTGGGGGGCTCCGCCTCGGCTGCCCCCTCGCCACCGCTGCCTCTGCTCCTGTTTCAGATCCTGAAGATCCTCGCAGGGAAGGTGGTGGTGGGGCACGCGGTGCACAACGACTTCAAAGCCCTTCAGTACTTCCATCCCAAGTCCCTCACCCGCGACACCTCGCACATCCCGCCCCTCAACCGGAAGGCCGAGTGCCCGGAGAACGCCACCGTGTCCCTGAAGTGTCTCACCAAGAAGCTCCTGAACCGGGACATCCAGGTAGTGTCTCCCCAGATGCAGCCAAGCCCCCGGCGTGGACGCTGGAGGCGCCCTCCTTGCGGCCTTGCCCCAGGCTCGGGCCCCAGAATTGCTCTGGCTGTCGGGAGACGCGGGCGAGCTGCTCTGATGGGAAGAGCTTTGGACCAGTGAGCCCTGCAGTGACTACATCTTTCCCAGAGTGTCACAGAGGGTGTCCAGAAGTCCGCAGAGTGGGTGCTGCGTGGCCGACACATCTGCACTCAGAGGAGGGGGGCCACACGACACGTAGAGACTGATTAGGGCCTGGGAGGCCTGGCGGTGACCCGGTGTGTCGTGTTGGAGGGGCGTAGACCAGCACGGCCCCTGGCGTCCACGCGAAGGGCTGAGCCGGTAGCGTAGGAGTCGAGCCTCTGAGATAGGTCGGGACTCGACCCTGCTGGAGTGCTGCCTGCGTAGCCCGCGGACTCTGCGCCCCGGGGGCCGCGCCGAGCCAGGTGGGAGGCAAAGCCGTGGTCCCTGTGGCTTCAcgctcttctcttcctcctgcgCTCAGGTCGGGAAGAGCGGACACTCCTCCGTGGAAGACGCTCAGGCTACCATGGAGCTGTACAAGTTGGTTCAAGTCGAGTGGGAAGAGCACCTGGCCCAGAATCCCCCAAAGGACTAGCGGCAGCGGTGAGGAGAGGCGGGGAGCAGCGCCGAGACCCCGAGGAGCGGGCAGCGGCCCGCACACTGCCCCGGCCGCCAGAGGGAGGCTCCACCCCCACTAAGAGTCACTGGAATTTCATCTCTGGTGTCGTGTGGTGTCTCGTTAAGAATCCGGAAGGTCTCTGTCAGGATCAGCCCGTCCTGTTTACCTCTT
Protein-coding sequences here:
- the RRNAD1 gene encoding protein RRNAD1 isoform X4, which encodes MKTPSLPLSTGVFHRQPVGHTPVLVAGSAGRPDPAPAGRAAAGDAGRGGSSETPSEFLENPSQSSRLTAPFRKHVRPKKQHEIRRLGELVKKLSGLTGSTQVVDIGSGQGHLSRFMSLGLGLTVKSIDGDQRLVERARRLDRELLQALEKEEKRKPQVTQAGPRCSPHHVVRWVEPTALCQELLLPLETRPGHGARLLLTGLHACGDLSVALLRHFSCPEVVALASVGCCYMKLSEPGGYPLSRWVAGLRGSELPYRLREGACHALEEYAERLRRAGPGLRTHCYRAALETVIRAARPELRRPGVQGIPRVHELKIEEYVQRGLLRAGLDPQLPLDLAALRAHQAQEDRVVAFFSLALLLAPLVETLILLDRLLYLQEQDFHAELLPIFSPELSPRNLVLVATKRPLGEAFSLLETEDS
- the RRNAD1 gene encoding protein RRNAD1 isoform X3, encoding MAGTDSGEVASIFLFPLGSGLLSVQEKEFFTDSLWGTLPCSWREALDGLTPPQLAAQLLGMPGEGEAVRYRSVWPLTLLALKSTAHALAFTRTPGFQTPSEFLENPSQSSRLTAPFRKHVRPKKQHEIRRLGELVKKLSGLTGSTQVVDIGSGQGHLSRFMSLGLGLTVKSIDGDQRLVERARRLDRELLQALEKEEKRKPQVTQAGPRCSPHHVVRWVEPTALCQELLLPLETRPGHGARLLLTGLHACGDLSVALLRHFSCPEVVALASVGCCYMKLSEPGGYPLSRWVAGLRGSELPYRLREGACHALEEYAERLRRAGPGLRTHCYRAALETVIRAARPELRRPGVQGIPRVHELKIEEYVQRGLLRAGLDPQLPLDLAALRAHQAQEDRVVAFFSLALLLAPLVETLILLDRLLYLQEQDFHAELLPIFSPELSPRNLVLVATKRPLGEAFSLLETEDS
- the RRNAD1 gene encoding protein RRNAD1 isoform X1, with amino-acid sequence MSHLAKKACGPYNGRLLFTVFLFLRARGREHDRGRDRERERIQSREPTRGSASPASRSSLSGRQTLNRLRRPGVFHRQPVGHTPVLVAGSAGRPDPAPAGRAAAGDAGRGGSSETPSEFLENPSQSSRLTAPFRKHVRPKKQHEIRRLGELVKKLSGLTGSTQVVDIGSGQGHLSRFMSLGLGLTVKSIDGDQRLVERARRLDRELLQALEKEEKRKPQVTQAGPRCSPHHVVRWVEPTALCQELLLPLETRPGHGARLLLTGLHACGDLSVALLRHFSCPEVVALASVGCCYMKLSEPGGYPLSRWVAGLRGSELPYRLREGACHALEEYAERLRRAGPGLRTHCYRAALETVIRAARPELRRPGVQGIPRVHELKIEEYVQRGLLRAGLDPQLPLDLAALRAHQAQEDRVVAFFSLALLLAPLVETLILLDRLLYLQEQDFHAELLPIFSPELSPRNLVLVATKRPLGEAFSLLETEDS
- the MRPL24 gene encoding 39S ribosomal protein L24, mitochondrial, which produces MRLSGLLALASKVTLPRDYRYGMSRPGSLADKRKNPPGTRRRRVAVEPISDEEWHLFCGDRVEILEGKDAGKQGKVVQVIRQRNWVVLEGLNTHYRYVGKTADSRGTMIPSEAPLLYRQVKLVDPVDRKPTDVEWRFTEAGERVRVSTRSGRIIPKPEFPRADGIVPETWTDGPKDTSVEDALEKTYVPRLKTLEEEVMEAMGIQETRRHKKVYWY
- the RRNAD1 gene encoding protein RRNAD1 isoform X2, translating into MPGVSTRGLSHEERRQLAVNLTRVLARYRPILDAYIIEFFTDSLWGTLPCSWREALDGLTPPQLAAQLLGMPGEGEAVRYRSVWPLTLLALKSTAHALAFTRTPGFQTPSEFLENPSQSSRLTAPFRKHVRPKKQHEIRRLGELVKKLSGLTGSTQVVDIGSGQGHLSRFMSLGLGLTVKSIDGDQRLVERARRLDRELLQALEKEEKRKPQVTQAGPRCSPHHVVRWVEPTALCQELLLPLETRPGHGARLLLTGLHACGDLSVALLRHFSCPEVVALASVGCCYMKLSEPGGYPLSRWVAGLRGSELPYRLREGACHALEEYAERLRRAGPGLRTHCYRAALETVIRAARPELRRPGVQGIPRVHELKIEEYVQRGLLRAGLDPQLPLDLAALRAHQAQEDRVVAFFSLALLLAPLVETLILLDRLLYLQEQDFHAELLPIFSPELSPRNLVLVATKRPLGEAFSLLETEDS